The nucleotide window CTGCCAACCTGGGCGCTGACTGCCGTCTGCCTGGTGCCGGGCGGCGCGCATCCATCCTACGCCCACGGCTACTACGAGCGCGACAACCGCTTCTACCAGGCCTGGGACCCGATCGCCCGTGATCGCTCGGCGTTCGGTGCCTGGATCGACACGTATATCCGCGGCACGGCCGATTTCGCCGAGTTCAAGCAAAAGCTCGCAGGGGAGGCCATCTGATGAGCGTTCACGATTACAGCACCAATGAAATGATGACCGTCGCCGCCGCCCGCCGCCTGGGCAATGGCAGCGTCTGCTTCGTCGGCATCGGCCTGCCGTCCAAGGCCGCCAACCTGGCGCGGCTGACCCATGCGCCGGAAGTCGTGCTGATCTACGAATCCGGCCCGATCGGCGCCAAGCCGAGCGTCCTGCCGCTGTCGATCGGCGACGGCGAACTGGCCGAGACCGCCGACACCGTGGTGCCCACCGGCGAGATCTTCCGCTACTGGCTGCAGGGCGGGCGCATTGACGTCGGCTTCCTCGGTGCGGCGCAGGTGGACAAGTACGGCAACATCAACACCACGGTGATCGGCGACTACCACCAGCCCAAGGTGCGCCTGCCGGGCGCCGGCGGCGCGCCGGAGATCGCCGGCAGCGCCAAGCAAGTGCTGATCATCCTCAAACAGTCGCACCGCACCTTCGTCGACAAGCTGGCCTTCATCACCTCGGTCGGCTTCGGCGAGGGCGGCGAGCACCGCAAGCAGCTCGGCCTGCCGGGCCAGGGCCCGGTGGCGATCATCACTGACCTGTGCATCATGGAGCCCGAAGCCGGTACCCACGAGTTCGTCGTCACCGCGCTGCACCCGGGCGTGACCCGCGAGCAGGTGATCGAGAACACCGGCTGGGCGATTCGCTTCGCCGATGAGGTCGCCACCACCGAGGCGCCGCGCGCCGAGGAACTGGCTGCACTGCGCGCCCTGGAAGCGCGCACCGCCGCCGCCCACGGCCAGGCTGGAGGTGACGAATGAGTCGCGACGTCTTCATCTGCGATGCCGTGCGCACGCCTATCGGCCGCTTCGGTGGTGCGCTGGCGGCGGTGCGCGCCGACGACCTGGCGGCGATCCCGCTCAAGGCCCTGCTCGAACGCAACCCCGAGCTCGACCCGGCGGCGATCGACGAGGTGTTCATGGGCTGCGCCAACCAGGCCGGCGAGGACAACCGCAACGTCGCGCGCATGGCAGCGCTGCTCGCCGGGCTGCCGGACAGCGTGCCGGGCGTGACACTGAACCGCCTGTGCGCCTCGGGCATGGACGCGGTGGGCACCGCCTTCCGCGCCATCGCCAGCGGCGAGCTGGAACTGGCCATCGCCGGCGGCGTGGAGTCCATGTCCCGCGCGCCCTACGTGATGAACAAGGCCGACACGGCGTTCGGCCGCGGCCAGAAGATCGAGGACACCACCATCGGCTGGCGCTTCATCAACCCGCTGATGAAGGCGCAGTACGGCGTCGATGCCATGCCGCAGACCGCTGACAACGTCGCCGATGACTGGCACGTCAACCGCGCCGACCAGGACGCCTTTGCCCTGCGCAGCCAGCAGCGCACCGCGGCGGCCCAGCAGGCCGGCTTCTTCGCCGAGGAGATCGTCCCGGTGGTGATCAAGACCCGCAAGGGCGAGACCGTGGTCGACACCGACGAGCATCCGCGCGCCGACACCACGGCCGAGGCCCTGGCCAGGCTCAAGCCGGTCAACGGCGAAGGCAAGACCGTCACCGCCGGCAACGCCTCGGGCGTCAACGACGGCGCGGCGGCGATGATCCTCGCCAGCGCCGAGGCGGTGCAGAAATACGGCTTGAAGCCGCGCGCCAAGGTGCTCGGCATGGCCAGCGCCGGCGTCGCGCCGCGGGTCATGGGCATCGGCCCGGTGCCAGCGGTGAAGAAGCTTTGCGAGCGCCTGGGCAAGGCGGTGGACGAGTTCGATGTGATTGAGCTCAACGAAGCGTTCGCCGCCCAGGGCCTGGCGGTGATCCGCGCGCTAGGCCTGGCCGATGACGATGCCCGCGTGAACCCCAATGGCGGCGCCATCGCCCTCGGCCACCCGCTGGGCATGAGCGGCGCGCGCCTGGTGCTGACCGCGGTGCACCAGCTGGAGAAGTCCGGCGGCAAGCTCGGCCTGGCGACCATGTGCGTCGGCGTCGGCCAGGGCCTGGCGCTGGCAGTTGAGCGGATCTGAATGCAGGCACGGTAGAGTCCGCGCAGCCGTAAGTGCTCACGGCTGGCCGGATACCTACCCAGCCGAGCGAGGATTCGAACCGTTCTTTTATCCTGGCCGACCGCATCGTTGAACGATACGCCGGCCGAACATCCCGTTTGAAAAGAGTGAATGACCATGCCGACCCTGAAATTGGCCGATGCCAGTCTGAACTACCGTTTCGATGGCGCCGAAGGCCTGCCGGTACTGGTGCTCTCCAATTCGCTGGGCACCAGCCTGGGTATGTGGGATGAGCAGATTCCGGTGTTCGCCAACCATTTTCGCGTGCTGCGATACGACACCCGCGGCCACGGCGAATCGAGCGCCAGCCCCGGCCCCTACAGCATCGAACAGTTGGGCCGCGACGTGCTCGGTTTGCTCGATGGGCTGGGAATTGAAAGTTTTTCTTTCTGCGGACTGTCGATGGGCGGGTTGATTGGCCAGTGGCTGGCGCTCCATGCCGGTCCGCGCCTGCAGCGCCTCGTGCTGTGTAACACCGCCGCGAAGATCGGCACCGAACAAATCTGGAACGACCGCATCGAGACGGTACTCAGGGGGCAGCAGCAAGCCATGCGCGACATGCGCGACGCCTCCGTCGCACGCTGGTTCACTCCTGGCTTCGCCGAGCAGCACCCGGACATCGCGAGCCGTATCACCGACATGATCGCCAACACCTCACCGGACGGCTACGCCGCCAACTGCGCCGCCGTGCGCGATGCCGATTTCCGTGAGCAGCTAGCCGCCATCACCGCGCCCACCCTCGTGGTCTGTGGCGCCAAGGATCCGGTGACGACCGTGGAGCACGGTCAGTTCATCCGGGCACAAGTTGCCGGCGCGGAACTGGTAGCCTTCGAAGCCGCCCACCTCTCGAACGTCGAAGCTGGGCAAGCCTTCACCCAGCGCGTATTGGAATTCCTGCGCGGGTGAGACAGTGGAGAGAAGGTCATCCTGAAGACATAAAAAAGCCCTGTAAAAACAGGGCTTTTTTATTTCGTATCTGGAGCGGGCGAAG belongs to Pseudomonas phenolilytica and includes:
- a CDS encoding CoA-transferase subunit beta, encoding MSVHDYSTNEMMTVAAARRLGNGSVCFVGIGLPSKAANLARLTHAPEVVLIYESGPIGAKPSVLPLSIGDGELAETADTVVPTGEIFRYWLQGGRIDVGFLGAAQVDKYGNINTTVIGDYHQPKVRLPGAGGAPEIAGSAKQVLIILKQSHRTFVDKLAFITSVGFGEGGEHRKQLGLPGQGPVAIITDLCIMEPEAGTHEFVVTALHPGVTREQVIENTGWAIRFADEVATTEAPRAEELAALRALEARTAAAHGQAGGDE
- the pcaF gene encoding 3-oxoadipyl-CoA thiolase, encoding MSRDVFICDAVRTPIGRFGGALAAVRADDLAAIPLKALLERNPELDPAAIDEVFMGCANQAGEDNRNVARMAALLAGLPDSVPGVTLNRLCASGMDAVGTAFRAIASGELELAIAGGVESMSRAPYVMNKADTAFGRGQKIEDTTIGWRFINPLMKAQYGVDAMPQTADNVADDWHVNRADQDAFALRSQQRTAAAQQAGFFAEEIVPVVIKTRKGETVVDTDEHPRADTTAEALARLKPVNGEGKTVTAGNASGVNDGAAAMILASAEAVQKYGLKPRAKVLGMASAGVAPRVMGIGPVPAVKKLCERLGKAVDEFDVIELNEAFAAQGLAVIRALGLADDDARVNPNGGAIALGHPLGMSGARLVLTAVHQLEKSGGKLGLATMCVGVGQGLALAVERI
- the pcaD gene encoding 3-oxoadipate enol-lactonase — protein: MPTLKLADASLNYRFDGAEGLPVLVLSNSLGTSLGMWDEQIPVFANHFRVLRYDTRGHGESSASPGPYSIEQLGRDVLGLLDGLGIESFSFCGLSMGGLIGQWLALHAGPRLQRLVLCNTAAKIGTEQIWNDRIETVLRGQQQAMRDMRDASVARWFTPGFAEQHPDIASRITDMIANTSPDGYAANCAAVRDADFREQLAAITAPTLVVCGAKDPVTTVEHGQFIRAQVAGAELVAFEAAHLSNVEAGQAFTQRVLEFLRG